A single region of the Cumulibacter manganitolerans genome encodes:
- the leuS gene encoding leucine--tRNA ligase, with protein MSENSDVPQHRYTAALAEQIELKWQDTWDADGTFNTANPAGDLSDGFEAVAERPHLYVNDMFPYPSGTGLHVGHPLGFIGTDVYARYQRMNGHNVLHTMGFDAFGLPAEQYAVETGQHPRVTTEQNIATYRRQLRRLGLGHDQRRSVSTTDVDYYRWTQWIFLQIFNSWYDEDAQKARPIDELIAEYDTGVRTAGLPEGRSWVELEPTERRALIDEHRLAYISEAPVNWCPGLGTVLANEEVTPEGRSDRGNFPVFKRPLKQWMMRITTYADRLLADLDRLDWPEKVKTMQRNWIGRSEGAKVRFVTDAGDLEVFTTRPDTLFGATFVVISPEHPLVDALTAEAWPWEAQCAWTGGAETPKAAVSAYVANAAARTDADRQSDEKEKTGAFTGSFATNPVTGAQLPVFVGDYVLMGYGTGAIMAVPGQDQRDWDFAVKYELPIVRTVQPPEGFDGEAFVGDGPAINSARQDGALDINGLPVAQAKQTVIDWLHTRGLGEPTTTYKLRDWLFSRQRYWGEPFPIVYDETGLPVALPESQLPVELPEVDDFSPRVGDPNDAMSEPEPPLGRNADWANVTLDLGDGPKRYRRELNTMPQWAGSCWYELRYLDPHNDERFVGAENEKYWMGPRDAGDTGGVDLYIGGVEHAVLHLLYSRFWHKVLFDLGHVSSAEPFRRLFNQGMVTAASYTDARGMYVPAADVVERDGKWYLGDDEVTRQAGKMGKSLKNSVSPDEMYEAFGADTLRVYEMFTGPMDQSRPWETKDVVGSQRLLQRVWRNVVDEHTGETTVTSETPSEESLRIMHKLIIGAREGMDSLRFNLAIAKLTELNNHITARYPNGAPRDLVEPLVLMLAPLAPHISEELWRRLGHEHTLVWEPYPVADESLAADSTIEIPVQVNGKVRDTVQIAPDAGRDVMEAAARASEKIAAQLDGKTERKVIVVPGKLVNFVVG; from the coding sequence GTGAGCGAGAACAGCGACGTCCCGCAGCACCGCTATACGGCGGCGCTTGCCGAGCAGATCGAGCTGAAGTGGCAGGACACGTGGGATGCCGACGGGACGTTCAACACGGCCAACCCGGCCGGGGACCTCTCGGACGGCTTCGAGGCCGTCGCCGAGCGTCCGCACCTGTACGTCAACGACATGTTCCCCTACCCCTCGGGGACCGGCCTGCACGTCGGCCACCCCCTCGGCTTCATCGGCACCGACGTCTACGCGCGCTACCAGCGCATGAACGGCCACAACGTCCTGCACACCATGGGCTTCGACGCGTTCGGTCTCCCGGCCGAGCAGTACGCCGTGGAGACGGGGCAGCATCCGCGGGTCACCACCGAGCAGAACATCGCGACGTACCGCCGCCAGCTGCGCCGGCTGGGTCTCGGACACGACCAGCGGCGCTCGGTGTCGACGACGGACGTCGACTACTACCGGTGGACGCAGTGGATCTTCCTGCAGATCTTCAACTCCTGGTACGACGAGGACGCCCAGAAGGCGCGCCCCATCGACGAGCTGATCGCCGAGTACGACACCGGCGTCCGCACGGCCGGGCTGCCGGAGGGCCGCAGCTGGGTCGAGCTGGAGCCCACGGAGCGCCGCGCGCTGATCGACGAGCACCGGCTCGCCTACATCTCCGAGGCGCCGGTCAACTGGTGCCCGGGGCTGGGCACCGTGCTGGCCAACGAGGAGGTGACTCCGGAGGGCCGCAGCGACCGGGGCAACTTCCCGGTCTTCAAGCGTCCGCTCAAGCAGTGGATGATGCGGATCACGACGTACGCCGACCGGCTGCTCGCCGACCTCGACCGGCTCGACTGGCCCGAGAAGGTCAAGACGATGCAGCGCAACTGGATCGGCCGGTCCGAGGGCGCGAAGGTCCGGTTCGTCACGGACGCGGGCGACCTGGAGGTCTTCACCACGCGGCCGGACACCCTGTTCGGCGCCACGTTCGTCGTGATCTCGCCGGAGCACCCGCTCGTCGACGCGCTCACCGCCGAGGCGTGGCCGTGGGAGGCGCAGTGCGCGTGGACCGGCGGCGCCGAGACGCCGAAGGCCGCGGTGTCGGCGTACGTGGCGAACGCCGCCGCCCGGACCGACGCCGACCGGCAGAGCGACGAGAAGGAGAAGACCGGTGCGTTCACCGGGTCGTTCGCGACCAACCCGGTGACCGGCGCCCAGCTGCCGGTCTTCGTCGGTGACTACGTGCTGATGGGCTACGGAACCGGCGCGATCATGGCCGTCCCCGGACAGGACCAGCGCGACTGGGACTTCGCGGTGAAGTACGAGCTGCCGATCGTGCGCACGGTGCAGCCGCCCGAGGGCTTCGACGGAGAGGCGTTCGTGGGCGACGGCCCGGCGATCAACTCGGCACGCCAGGACGGCGCCCTGGACATCAACGGGCTGCCGGTCGCGCAGGCCAAGCAGACGGTGATCGACTGGCTGCACACCCGCGGGCTCGGTGAGCCGACGACGACGTACAAGCTGCGCGACTGGCTGTTCAGCCGGCAGCGCTACTGGGGCGAGCCGTTCCCGATCGTGTACGACGAGACCGGCCTGCCGGTCGCCCTGCCGGAGTCCCAGCTTCCGGTCGAGCTGCCCGAGGTCGACGACTTCTCGCCGCGGGTGGGGGACCCCAACGACGCGATGAGCGAGCCCGAGCCACCGCTAGGCCGCAACGCCGACTGGGCGAACGTCACGCTGGATCTCGGCGACGGCCCGAAGCGGTACCGCCGCGAGCTCAACACCATGCCGCAGTGGGCTGGCTCCTGCTGGTACGAGCTGCGCTACCTCGACCCGCACAACGATGAGCGGTTCGTGGGCGCCGAGAACGAGAAGTACTGGATGGGGCCGCGCGACGCGGGCGACACCGGCGGCGTCGACCTGTACATCGGCGGCGTCGAGCACGCCGTCCTGCACCTGCTGTACTCCCGCTTCTGGCACAAGGTGCTGTTCGACCTCGGCCACGTCAGCAGCGCCGAGCCCTTCCGGCGGCTGTTCAACCAGGGCATGGTGACCGCCGCGTCCTACACCGACGCCCGCGGCATGTACGTGCCCGCGGCGGACGTCGTCGAGCGGGACGGCAAGTGGTACCTCGGCGACGACGAGGTCACCCGTCAGGCCGGCAAGATGGGCAAGTCGCTGAAGAACTCGGTGAGCCCGGACGAGATGTACGAGGCGTTCGGCGCCGACACGCTGCGGGTGTACGAGATGTTCACCGGCCCGATGGACCAGTCCCGTCCCTGGGAGACCAAGGACGTCGTCGGCAGCCAGCGGCTGCTGCAGCGCGTGTGGCGCAACGTCGTCGACGAGCACACCGGTGAGACGACCGTGACCTCCGAGACGCCGTCCGAGGAGTCGCTGCGGATCATGCACAAGCTGATCATCGGGGCCCGCGAAGGCATGGACTCGCTGCGGTTCAACCTCGCCATCGCCAAGCTGACCGAGCTGAACAACCACATCACCGCTCGCTATCCCAACGGCGCCCCGCGGGACCTGGTCGAACCGCTCGTCCTGATGCTCGCGCCGCTCGCGCCGCACATCAGCGAGGAGCTGTGGCGGCGTCTGGGGCACGAGCACACCCTCGTCTGGGAGCCCTACCCGGTCGCCGACGAGTCGCTCGCCGCAGACAGCACCATCGAGATCCCGGTGCAGGTCAACGGCAAGGTCCGCGACACCGTGCAGATCGCCCCGGACGCCGGTCGCGACGTGATGGAGGCGGCGGCCCGCGCGAGCGAGAAGATCGCCGCGCAGCTCGACGGCAAGACCGAGCGCAAGGTCATCGTGGTGCCCGGCAAGCTGGTGAACTTCGTCGTCGGCTGA
- a CDS encoding DUF4191 domain-containing protein, with protein MAKKTADAAATGKGAPRAKKVKQPKVKKQRFARTRELMQAYTLLKPNDPRLGLYLALAALAGFVVGFLLMALIVGFTALGIVLGVVAGLMVGLLLGMVVFGVRARRTTFAQAEGRPGAAAWAMEQLRGDWRITQAVSASSQQDIVHRVIGRPGIVLVGEGSPQRVAGLLGQEKKRIARVIGDTPIYTVLVGNDEGQVPLKKLNSHLTKLPRNIQGAQIRAIEKRLLAVAAPKMPLPKGPIPGGRKMAVSNRQMRRRGMG; from the coding sequence ATGGCGAAGAAGACAGCAGACGCGGCCGCGACCGGCAAGGGCGCCCCTCGGGCGAAGAAGGTCAAGCAGCCCAAGGTCAAGAAGCAGCGGTTCGCACGAACCCGCGAGCTGATGCAGGCGTACACCCTGCTGAAGCCGAACGACCCGCGGCTCGGGCTGTACCTCGCGCTCGCGGCGCTCGCCGGCTTCGTCGTCGGCTTCCTCCTCATGGCGCTGATCGTCGGGTTCACCGCGCTCGGCATCGTGCTCGGCGTCGTCGCCGGCCTGATGGTCGGCCTGCTGCTCGGCATGGTCGTGTTCGGTGTCCGCGCGCGGCGTACCACCTTCGCCCAGGCCGAGGGTCGTCCCGGTGCCGCCGCCTGGGCGATGGAGCAGCTGCGCGGCGACTGGCGGATCACGCAGGCCGTCAGCGCGTCGTCGCAGCAGGACATCGTGCACCGAGTCATCGGGCGTCCGGGCATCGTCCTCGTCGGCGAGGGCAGCCCGCAGCGGGTCGCCGGGCTGCTCGGCCAGGAGAAGAAGCGCATCGCGCGGGTCATCGGCGACACGCCCATCTACACCGTCCTGGTCGGCAATGACGAGGGCCAGGTGCCGCTGAAGAAGCTCAACAGCCATCTGACCAAGCTGCCGCGGAACATCCAGGGCGCGCAGATCCGGGCCATCGAGAAGCGGCTGCTCGCCGTCGCGGCCCCGAAGATGCCGCTGCCGAAGGGCCCGATCCCCGGCGGCCGGAAGATGGCGGTCAGCAACCGGCAGATGCGCCGCCGCGGGATGGGCTGA
- a CDS encoding RDD family protein — MTTELEYPGVTLGLPRSGLGSVATYGSRFLALVIDCLLAAAITWAFTAPAAPRNWSLITLFVLYTGTTAFIGRTPGMMLAGIGLASEIEGRPLGLWKAALRTVLLMLLIPAVVVDQNRRGLHDKAAGTIVVNAR; from the coding sequence GTGACGACTGAGCTCGAGTACCCCGGCGTCACCCTGGGCCTTCCTCGCTCCGGCCTCGGCTCGGTGGCGACCTACGGCTCCCGGTTCCTCGCGCTGGTCATCGACTGCCTGCTCGCCGCCGCCATCACCTGGGCCTTCACCGCGCCCGCGGCGCCGCGTAACTGGTCGTTGATCACGCTGTTCGTGCTGTACACCGGCACCACTGCCTTCATCGGGCGCACGCCGGGCATGATGCTCGCGGGCATCGGCCTGGCCAGCGAGATCGAGGGCCGCCCGCTGGGGCTGTGGAAGGCCGCGCTCCGGACCGTGCTGCTCATGCTGCTGATCCCGGCCGTCGTCGTCGACCAGAACCGCCGTGGCCTGCACGACAAGGCCGCCGGCACGATCGTGGTCAACGCCCGCTAG
- the thpR gene encoding RNA 2',3'-cyclic phosphodiesterase yields the protein MDHRMFVAVRPPEHVTQALADFLEPRTGMPWIDPAQWHVTLAFMRSVPDADVDELVDRLGAASTRVQPFEAVVRGAGTFPAPERASVLWLRVLPDEPLRRLAASARAAANASGAPPDGKAFVPHLTLARLRRPIEATKWLRVLDTFGSPPWRVEEIELIESHLGEGPRRRPRHETVAAVRLG from the coding sequence ATGGATCACCGGATGTTCGTCGCGGTGCGGCCGCCGGAGCACGTCACGCAGGCGCTCGCGGACTTCCTCGAGCCGCGCACCGGGATGCCGTGGATCGATCCGGCACAGTGGCACGTCACCCTGGCCTTCATGCGCTCGGTCCCCGATGCCGACGTCGACGAGCTGGTCGACCGGCTGGGAGCCGCGTCGACGAGGGTGCAGCCCTTCGAGGCGGTCGTCCGGGGCGCCGGTACCTTTCCCGCCCCCGAGCGGGCGTCGGTCCTCTGGCTGAGGGTCCTGCCCGACGAGCCGCTGCGCCGGCTGGCAGCCTCGGCCCGCGCTGCCGCCAACGCCTCGGGAGCCCCGCCGGACGGCAAGGCGTTCGTGCCCCACCTCACGCTCGCCCGCCTGCGCCGTCCGATCGAGGCCACGAAATGGCTCCGCGTGCTGGACACCTTCGGCTCCCCGCCGTGGCGCGTCGAGGAGATCGAGCTGATCGAGTCACACCTGGGCGAGGGTCCCCGACGGCGCCCGCGACATGAAACGGTCGCCGCCGTCCGGCTGGGCTGA
- the glnA gene encoding type I glutamate--ammonia ligase — translation MFESKEELVSYIEANDVKFIDVRFCDLPGIMQHFTIPASGVDDMFEDGLAFDGSSVRGFQEIHESDMLLLPDPKTAVVDPFRAAKTVIVNFFVHDPITREPYSRDPRNIARKAEEYLKSSGIADEAFFGAEAEFYVFDSIRFGDEMNAQYHHIDSSSGWWNTGREEEGGNKGYKVRPKGGYFPVAPYDQYGDLRDQMTLNLQDAGFEIERAHHEVGTAGQAEINYKFNSLLHAGDDMMLFKYIIKNTAAEAGKTVTFMPKPLYGDNGSGMHTHQSLWKGGKPLFHSESGYAGLSDEARWYIGGLLHHAPAVLAFTNPTINSFHRLVPGYEAPVNLVYSQRNRSACIRIPITGNNPKAKRLEFRVPDPSCNPYLAFAAQMMAGLDGIRNRIEPADPIDKDLYELPPDEAAEIPQVPDSLPGVLNALEEDHDFLLEGGVFTEDLIETWIRYKRENEIDPIRLRPHPHEFALYYDI, via the coding sequence ATGTTCGAATCCAAGGAAGAGCTGGTCTCGTACATCGAGGCGAACGACGTCAAGTTCATCGACGTCCGCTTCTGCGACCTGCCCGGCATCATGCAGCACTTCACGATCCCGGCCTCGGGCGTGGACGACATGTTCGAGGACGGCCTGGCGTTCGACGGCTCGTCGGTGCGCGGGTTCCAGGAGATCCACGAGTCCGACATGCTGCTGCTGCCCGACCCGAAGACTGCGGTCGTCGATCCGTTCCGCGCTGCGAAGACGGTCATCGTGAACTTCTTCGTGCACGACCCGATCACCCGTGAGCCGTACAGCCGCGACCCGCGCAACATCGCGCGCAAGGCCGAGGAGTACCTCAAGTCGTCGGGCATCGCCGACGAGGCGTTCTTCGGGGCCGAGGCTGAGTTCTACGTGTTCGACTCGATCCGCTTCGGCGACGAGATGAACGCGCAGTACCACCACATCGACTCCTCCTCCGGCTGGTGGAACACCGGCCGTGAGGAGGAAGGCGGCAACAAGGGCTACAAGGTTCGCCCCAAGGGCGGCTACTTCCCGGTGGCGCCGTACGACCAGTACGGCGACCTGCGCGACCAGATGACGCTGAACCTGCAGGACGCCGGCTTCGAGATCGAGCGCGCCCACCACGAGGTCGGCACCGCCGGACAGGCCGAGATCAACTACAAGTTCAACTCGCTGCTGCACGCCGGCGACGACATGATGCTGTTCAAGTACATCATCAAGAACACCGCGGCCGAGGCCGGCAAGACGGTCACCTTCATGCCGAAGCCGCTGTACGGCGACAACGGCTCGGGCATGCACACCCACCAGTCGCTTTGGAAGGGCGGCAAGCCGCTGTTCCACTCGGAGTCCGGCTACGCGGGCCTGTCCGACGAGGCGCGCTGGTACATCGGCGGCCTGCTGCACCACGCCCCCGCCGTGCTGGCGTTCACCAACCCGACGATCAACAGCTTCCACCGCCTGGTCCCGGGCTACGAGGCGCCGGTCAACCTGGTGTACTCGCAGCGCAACCGCTCGGCGTGCATCCGCATCCCGATCACCGGCAACAACCCGAAGGCCAAGCGCCTCGAGTTCCGGGTGCCCGACCCGTCGTGCAACCCGTACCTCGCATTCGCCGCGCAGATGATGGCCGGCCTCGACGGCATCCGCAACCGCATCGAGCCCGCGGACCCAATCGACAAGGACCTCTACGAGCTGCCGCCGGACGAGGCCGCCGAGATCCCGCAGGTCCCGGACAGCCTCCCCGGCGTCCTCAACGCGCTCGAGGAGGACCACGACTTCCTGCTCGAGGGTGGCGTGTTCACCGAGGACCTGATCGAGACCTGGATCCGTTACAAGCGGGAGAACGAGATCGACCCGATCCGCCTGCGCCCGCACCCGCACGAGTTCGCGCTGTACTACGACATCTAG
- a CDS encoding nuclease-related domain-containing protein encodes MTQSGRDTHPSPERDVSRDAGDAGGSAWREYERRKARDEERLRRKWGRLGGLAVALSDEKQSTRAWATGAVGEARLGGHLDALVSDSLAVLHDRRVPGSRANIDHIAITRAGVWVIDAKRYKGRPRLRIEGGLLRPRVDKLIVGRRDCTRLVDGALKQVQLVRGIVGDIPVTGALCFVDADWPMIGGAFTISGVQVLWPKRLAKLLAGAEGTVDVPAVRELIAGRLRAA; translated from the coding sequence GTGACGCAGAGCGGGCGGGATACGCACCCGTCGCCGGAGCGCGACGTCTCTCGGGACGCGGGGGACGCCGGCGGCTCGGCCTGGCGGGAATACGAGCGGCGCAAGGCCAGGGACGAAGAGCGCCTGCGCCGGAAGTGGGGACGGCTCGGCGGCCTCGCGGTCGCCCTCTCCGACGAGAAGCAGAGCACGAGGGCATGGGCGACTGGCGCGGTCGGGGAGGCGCGCCTCGGCGGCCACCTCGATGCGCTGGTCTCGGACTCCCTCGCGGTGCTGCACGACCGACGCGTCCCAGGGTCCCGGGCGAACATCGACCACATCGCGATCACCCGCGCCGGCGTCTGGGTCATCGACGCGAAGCGCTACAAGGGGCGTCCGCGGCTCCGCATCGAGGGCGGTCTCCTTCGACCGCGGGTGGACAAGCTCATCGTCGGTCGCCGCGACTGCACGCGGCTCGTGGACGGAGCACTGAAGCAGGTGCAGCTCGTCCGCGGGATCGTCGGCGACATCCCGGTCACCGGCGCGCTCTGTTTCGTCGATGCCGATTGGCCGATGATCGGCGGCGCGTTCACGATCAGCGGAGTCCAGGTGCTCTGGCCGAAGCGGCTCGCGAAGCTGCTGGCCGGTGCCGAAGGAACCGTCGACGTCCCTGCGGTGCGCGAGCTCATCGCCGGCCGCCTGCGGGCGGCCTGA
- a CDS encoding DUF2202 domain-containing protein: protein MIKNRRLQLGIAATTVAVLATVGATAAFGLPPTDAPGTPGQGPNATATATEPLSEAEKGDLLLTREEERLARELYQAFGDKYPDVTFFKNVAVSEDHHAEAVGRALTRYDLADPSASATPGQYADSTLQGLYDKWYAQGMQSEQEAIKVGVELEKTDIDGLKKAIETSDNADLDQLYGRLLWGSQHHLAGYEALANGQDPTGQCATDAAGQGQGPNQGQAHGAGRGEGRGPDHGQGQGHGPADGQGPGQG from the coding sequence ATGATCAAGAACCGCAGGCTCCAGCTGGGCATCGCTGCCACCACCGTCGCGGTGCTCGCCACTGTCGGCGCAACGGCCGCGTTCGGGCTGCCGCCCACCGACGCCCCGGGCACGCCCGGCCAGGGCCCGAACGCGACCGCGACGGCGACCGAGCCGCTGAGCGAGGCAGAGAAGGGCGACCTGCTGCTGACCCGTGAGGAGGAACGGCTCGCGCGGGAGCTGTACCAGGCCTTCGGCGACAAGTACCCGGATGTCACGTTCTTCAAGAACGTCGCCGTCAGCGAGGACCATCACGCCGAGGCGGTCGGGCGGGCGTTGACGCGGTATGACCTCGCGGATCCGTCGGCGAGCGCCACCCCGGGTCAGTACGCCGACAGCACTCTGCAAGGGCTGTACGACAAGTGGTACGCCCAGGGCATGCAGAGCGAGCAGGAGGCGATCAAGGTCGGCGTCGAGCTGGAGAAGACCGATATCGACGGGCTGAAGAAGGCGATCGAGACCTCTGACAACGCCGACCTCGATCAGTTGTACGGCAGGCTGCTCTGGGGGTCGCAGCACCACCTGGCCGGGTACGAGGCACTCGCCAACGGCCAGGATCCCACCGGCCAGTGCGCGACGGACGCCGCCGGCCAGGGCCAGGGTCCGAATCAGGGCCAGGCTCACGGCGCTGGCCGTGGCGAGGGCCGGGGTCCGGATCATGGGCAGGGCCAGGGTCACGGCCCGGCTGACGGCCAGGGTCCGGGACAGGGCTAG
- a CDS encoding sensor histidine kinase: MKRLSVRLVASHLAVAVIGGLVTYVLVRLLAPRLYDQATHGMGVGSQGRGSSTGQDQLRAAVASAIDEALLIGVLSGAVLAAVFGVVTTRRLLAPLREMQVATRRLAEGDYTLQVGRPGTAELAELSDDVNALAAALASTEQRRVRLISDVAHELRTPLTVIDGYVEGMIDGVFSPDPERLDQISSEVRKLRRFADDLSTLSRVQEGNLQLHPTEVDLADLVARTSERLQPQFDEAGIDLEVRVARPVVAQVDSDRIAQVISNLLGNALRATRGRPDPRVRIELDEAVGHGRRSAVVTVADNGVGLSADELPKIFERFYRAPRAQSSEGSGIGLTIARDIVRAHGGTLTAASSGADRGTTLTLVLPIRP, translated from the coding sequence GTGAAACGGCTCTCGGTCCGGTTGGTCGCCTCCCACCTCGCGGTCGCGGTGATCGGCGGGCTGGTGACCTACGTCCTCGTTCGCTTGCTCGCGCCGCGGCTGTACGACCAGGCCACGCACGGGATGGGCGTGGGCAGCCAGGGTCGGGGGTCGAGCACCGGACAGGACCAGCTGCGGGCCGCGGTGGCGTCCGCTATCGACGAAGCATTGCTGATCGGCGTGCTCAGCGGCGCAGTGCTCGCCGCCGTATTCGGTGTCGTGACCACCCGTCGGCTGCTCGCGCCGCTGCGGGAGATGCAGGTCGCCACCCGGCGGCTGGCGGAGGGGGACTACACGCTGCAGGTCGGCCGGCCGGGGACAGCGGAGCTCGCCGAGCTGTCCGACGACGTGAACGCGCTCGCCGCGGCGCTCGCCTCGACGGAGCAGCGGCGGGTGCGGCTGATCTCCGATGTCGCGCACGAGCTGCGGACCCCGCTGACCGTGATCGACGGGTACGTCGAGGGCATGATCGACGGCGTCTTCTCCCCGGATCCCGAGCGGTTGGACCAGATCAGCTCCGAGGTGCGCAAGCTGCGGCGGTTCGCGGACGACCTGTCGACTCTCTCCCGCGTCCAGGAGGGAAATCTGCAGCTCCATCCCACGGAGGTCGACCTGGCCGACCTGGTCGCGCGGACGAGCGAGCGGCTGCAACCGCAGTTCGACGAAGCCGGCATCGATCTGGAGGTGCGGGTCGCCCGTCCGGTCGTCGCGCAGGTCGACTCCGACCGGATCGCGCAGGTGATCTCCAATCTGCTCGGCAACGCGCTCCGGGCGACGCGAGGACGGCCGGATCCGAGGGTCCGGATCGAGCTGGACGAGGCCGTCGGCCACGGCCGGCGATCGGCCGTCGTGACCGTGGCCGACAACGGGGTCGGCCTCTCCGCCGACGAGCTGCCGAAGATCTTCGAGCGGTTCTACCGTGCCCCGCGCGCCCAGAGCTCCGAAGGCTCGGGGATCGGCCTGACGATCGCCCGCGACATCGTGCGCGCGCACGGCGGCACGCTCACGGCCGCGTCGTCAGGGGCGGACCGGGGGACCACGCTCACGCTGGTCCTGCCGATCCGCCCCTGA
- a CDS encoding response regulator transcription factor encodes MAQEVLVVDDQPQIREVLRAFLEADGFGVLEADTGAAAMELVQRRTPALVMLDVGLPDFDGVEVLRRLRALPDRAQAETYVMMVTARNEEVDKLIGLAVGADDYVTKPFSPREVVARVKAILRRERSAAPESQSPRWRFVGLEIRPAERVVEMDGQVLELSALEFDLLSALAEAPGRVFSRAQLLEKVWGYDFYGDARVVDVHIRNLRRKLADDAAEPRFLRTVRGVGYKFIGERA; translated from the coding sequence ATGGCGCAGGAGGTCCTGGTCGTCGACGACCAACCCCAGATTCGTGAGGTCCTGCGCGCCTTCCTCGAGGCTGACGGCTTCGGAGTGCTCGAGGCCGACACCGGCGCCGCGGCGATGGAGCTGGTGCAGCGTCGGACGCCGGCGCTGGTCATGCTGGACGTCGGGTTGCCGGACTTCGACGGCGTGGAGGTGCTGCGTCGGCTGCGCGCCCTGCCCGATCGCGCGCAGGCCGAGACCTACGTCATGATGGTCACCGCGCGCAACGAGGAGGTCGACAAGCTGATCGGCCTCGCCGTGGGCGCCGACGACTACGTCACCAAGCCGTTCAGCCCGCGCGAGGTGGTGGCCCGGGTGAAGGCGATCCTGCGGCGCGAGCGGTCCGCGGCACCCGAGTCGCAGTCGCCGCGGTGGCGCTTCGTCGGGCTGGAGATCCGGCCCGCCGAGCGGGTCGTCGAGATGGACGGGCAGGTCCTCGAGCTGTCTGCTCTGGAATTCGATCTGCTGAGCGCCCTCGCCGAGGCTCCCGGTCGGGTCTTCTCGCGGGCTCAGCTGCTGGAGAAGGTGTGGGGCTACGACTTCTACGGTGACGCTCGCGTGGTGGACGTCCACATCCGCAACCTGCGCCGGAAGCTCGCCGACGACGCGGCCGAGCCGCGTTTTCTCCGGACAGTGCGTGGCGTCGGCTACAAGTTCATCGGGGAGCGGGCGTGA
- a CDS encoding ZIP family metal transporter, translating into MPIALQAGIWGLIAGGALVIGALIAWFVKVPQKVVASVMAFGAGVLISALAFDLVDDAEHTGGLTATVLGFLAGAIAYLAANVLLDKRGARHRKRSGDQQPSEQEQSGSGAAIAIGALLDGIPESVVLGLSLLGGGGVGVPVLVAIFISNLPEGLSSAAGMKRNGRSAKYVFGVWIGVAVASGIAGLLGCLLLEGAAPQVVAAITALAAGAILTMIADTMIPEAFERTHLYAGLIATLGFLTAFSVGRLG; encoded by the coding sequence ATGCCCATCGCGTTGCAGGCCGGCATCTGGGGGCTCATCGCGGGTGGCGCGCTGGTGATCGGCGCGTTGATCGCCTGGTTCGTCAAGGTGCCGCAGAAGGTCGTCGCCTCGGTCATGGCCTTCGGAGCCGGCGTCCTGATCTCCGCGCTGGCCTTCGACCTCGTGGACGACGCCGAGCACACCGGTGGCCTCACCGCCACCGTGCTGGGCTTCCTCGCGGGTGCGATCGCCTACCTGGCGGCCAACGTCCTGCTGGACAAGAGGGGAGCGCGGCACCGCAAGCGTTCCGGGGACCAGCAGCCCAGCGAGCAGGAGCAGAGCGGCAGCGGAGCGGCGATCGCCATCGGCGCATTGCTCGACGGGATCCCCGAGTCGGTCGTGCTGGGCCTGTCGTTGCTCGGCGGTGGCGGGGTGGGCGTGCCCGTGCTGGTCGCGATCTTCATCTCGAACCTCCCCGAGGGCCTCTCGAGCGCGGCGGGCATGAAGCGCAACGGCCGGTCCGCGAAGTACGTCTTCGGCGTGTGGATCGGGGTGGCCGTGGCCAGCGGGATAGCCGGTCTGCTCGGCTGCCTGCTGCTGGAAGGGGCGGCGCCGCAGGTCGTCGCGGCGATCACGGCGCTCGCGGCAGGGGCCATCCTGACGATGATCGCCGACACGATGATCCCCGAGGCCTTCGAGCGGACGCACCTGTATGCCGGGCTGATCGCCACTCTGGGCTTCCTCACCGCGTTCAGCGTGGGACGCCTGGGCTGA
- a CDS encoding MarR family winged helix-turn-helix transcriptional regulator, with translation MASKNEEPAASHERHADTLIAVSRALVGIAVRSVNAAPVEITLVQHRLLVLLASGGAQTVGALAAQLEVNASNASRLVDRLQRLDLVSRGRSAEDGRVVTVSLTATGRDLLAEVHAYRRREVQRVLGRMTTGDVDVTIRALTAFADAAHEMGEMPWSSYLV, from the coding sequence GTGGCATCGAAGAACGAGGAACCCGCTGCCTCACACGAACGCCACGCCGACACGCTCATTGCCGTGAGCCGGGCCCTGGTGGGGATCGCCGTTCGGTCGGTCAACGCCGCGCCGGTGGAGATCACCCTCGTGCAGCATCGCCTCCTCGTGCTGCTGGCCTCCGGCGGCGCCCAGACCGTGGGGGCGCTGGCCGCACAGCTCGAGGTGAACGCCTCGAACGCCAGCCGCCTGGTCGACCGGCTGCAGCGCCTGGATCTGGTCAGTCGGGGACGTTCGGCCGAGGACGGCCGGGTGGTGACGGTGTCGCTCACTGCGACGGGGCGTGACCTGCTGGCCGAGGTACACGCCTACCGGCGACGCGAGGTCCAGAGAGTGCTGGGCCGTATGACGACCGGCGACGTCGACGTGACGATCCGCGCCCTGACGGCGTTCGCCGACGCCGCCCACGAGATGGGAGAGATGCCATGGTCCAGCTACCTGGTCTGA